In the genome of Pelodiscus sinensis isolate JC-2024 chromosome 15, ASM4963464v1, whole genome shotgun sequence, one region contains:
- the LOC112544769 gene encoding transcriptional activator MN1 isoform X6: MFGLEQFEPQISSRNAGQGERNFGQAGLSMSSHFKAPAFHSGGPADPAISALGEPPLLGMNMNLAGEAYGFHARGHSDLHAGGMQAQPVHSFFSNQQPHHSHPNTHHPHQHHPHFSGNFGSDPSASCLHGGRLMSYNNNLGSQQAFGDGYEHMAENQGGEGFGQQRSGNMPDFQHHNSGGSNHAVPAPCLPLDQSPNRAASFHGLPASSSSDSHSLEQRRLPTQGGVDSLEYNYPSDGPSGHFDLPVFSPSESDGQLPHYGAGRQAPGGGTFPGTSVLPRAPGMVGMSKVHPQQQHGVFFERFGGARKMSVGMEPGVNARHPLMQQQQQTGLLARQNSCPPAIPRQQQTDANTPNPNLQDNGPIMQNQHAQFEYPIHRLENRNMHPYTDPVFNMQPPPPQQPPNQRLQHFDAPYMSVAKRPRFDFPSNPAVERCTSWNSSLHPAGMDSHLSPSAYPGLSSEFTPPGPESFAAGPPLQHAGPDPQALQQQQRQNAALMIKHMASRTQQQQQQRLRPGLQPLHHGDGLVHAGPVGTLPQAAFERESGARGPGFEPQPPPLAQDSGWFPGPPAPGELLPRRLAGPGLPAEPGPHDMGLPQPGSGLLFRPGVGALGLAADAHGPALHSPGVHGPFGAGLAPLQSPGAPAERRPPADFAAPQAGFAFGASGRPGPAPGASGSPGAFPPAPEFPPAPRAAASKLGALSLGSFAKPAKESGFGQSCLAALSTACQNMIASLGAPNLHVTFAKKSPPEGKRKLGPPEPDGPAPGPDFFPAKAPPGPGPTETSLSPGFAPEAAPGGESKAAAGGGRGRGRRKRDSGHVSPGGFFDKFPPAESGGAASPGPPGAGGSAPHDKPLTSPSWAKGGELLLAEQPDLLASLDSGIQSAGKSDGGSPRGDFPDEPSPAYGHEDEVSSSSDSGLAKPTRSPLLGGSPKLPPRAEHSLLGGPKPLGLGLLGASAPAPDSYGPLGGGGGGGGGAHPGTPGLEQGRTPTSTSAQDEIHPLEILQAQIQLQRQQFSISEDQPLGLKSKKAECPSQNGDADLNSCCSETGKGAMSTIDLDSLMAEHNSTWYMPSEKALMEGQEEDKPLAPWEKSKPQNPSKEG, encoded by the coding sequence ATGTTTGGGCTGGAGCAGTTTGAGCCGCAGATCAGCAGCAGAAACGCCGGGCAAGGAGAGAGAAACTTTGGCCAGGCCGGTCTGAGCATGAGTTCCCACTTCAAAGCGCCAGCCTTCCACTCCGGCGGCCCCGCGGACCCGGCCATCAGCGCCCTGGGCGAGCCTCCCCTCCTGGGCATGAACATGAACCTGGCTGGGGAAGCATACGGCTTCCATGCCCGGGGACACTCGGATCTGCACGCCGGGGGGATGCAGGCTCAGCCGGTTCACAGCTTTTTCAGCAACCAGCAGCCTCACCACAGTCACCCCAACACCCATCACCCGCACCAGCATCACCCCCACTTCAGCGGCAACTTTGGGTCTGATCCCAGCGCCTCCTGCTTGCATGGAGGCCGGCTGATGAGCTACAACAATAATCTAGGCAGCCAGCAAGCGTTTGGCGACGGATACGAACATATGGCCGAGAACCAAGGAGGTGAAGGTTTTGGACAGCAGAGATCAGGTAACATGCCCGATTTCCAGCACCATAACTCCGGCGGCTCCAACCACGCCGTGCCAGCGCCCTGCCTCCCCCTGGACCAGTCTCCCAACCGGGCTGCCTCCTTCCATGGGCTTCCAGCCTCTAGCTCCTCGGATTCCCATAGcctggagcagaggaggcttccCACCCAGGGAGGCGTCGATTCTTTGGAATACAATTACCCCAGCGATGGCCCTTCAGGACACTTTGATCTGCCAGTGTTTTCTCCTTCCGAGTCAGACGGGCAGCTTCCTCACTATGGGGctggcagacaggctcctgggggcGGCACTTTCCCTGGCACATCTGTTTTGCCCAGAGCACCAGGCATGGTGGGGATgtccaaagttcacccgcagcaGCAACATGGTGTGTTCTTTGAAAGGTTTGGAGGTGCTCGTAAGATGTCTGTGGGCATGGAGCCTGGTGTTAATGCCAGACATCCTTTAATgcaacagcagcaacagacaGGTTTATTGGCCAGACAAAACTCTTGTCCGCCAGCAATTCCTAGGCAACAGCAAACAGACGCCAATACTCCCAACCCCAACTTGCAGGACAATGGGCCAATAATGCAGAACCAGCATGCACAGTTTGAATACCCTATTCACAGACTGGAGAATAGGAATATGCATCCATACACCGACCCCGTGTTTAATATGCAGCCCCCTCCGCCACAACAGCCACCAAATCAAAGACTGCAACACTTCGATGCCCCTTACATGAGCGTGGCCAAGCGGCCTCGGTTCGACTTCCCCAGTAACCCGGCCGTGGAGAGGTGCACGTCTTGGAATAGCAGTCTGCACCCCGCGGGCATGGACAGCCACCTCTCACCTTCCGCTTACCCCGGCCTGTCCAGCGAGTTCACGCCCCCGGGGCCCGAGAGCTTCGCGGCGGGCCCCCCGCTCCAGCACGCGGGGCCCGACCCGcaggccctgcagcagcagcagcggcagaaCGCGGCCCTGATGATCAAGCACATGGCCTCGcgcacccagcagcagcagcagcagagactgaggcccggcctgcagccgctgcacCACGGGGACGGGCTGGTGCACGCGGGCCCCGTCGGGACCCTGCCGCAGGCCGCCTTCGAGCGCGAGAGCGGGGCCCGCGGGCCCGGCTTCGAGCCGCAGCCCCCGCCCTTGGCCCAGGACAGCGGCTGGTTCCCCGGCCCACCCGCGCCGGGGGAGCTGCTGCCGCGCCGCCTGGCCGGGCCGGGCCTGCCCGCCGAGCCCGGCCCGCACGACATGGGCCTGCCGCAGCCCGGCTCGGGCCTGCTCTTCCGGCCGGGCGTGGGCGCGCTGGGGCTGGCGGCGGACGCCCACGGGCCGGCCCTGCACTCCCCGGGCGTGCACGGCCCCTTCGGCGCCGGCTTGGCCCCGCTGCAGTCCCCCGGCGCGCCCGCCGAGCGCCGCCCGCCGGCCGACTTCGCCGCGCCCCAGGCGGGCTTCGCCTTCGGCGCCTCCGGCCGGCCGGGCCCGGCGCCCGGCGCCAGCGGCTCGCCCGGCGCCTTCCCGCCCGCGCCCGAGTTCCCGCCCGCGCCGCGCGCCGCGGCCAGCAAGCTGGGCGCCCTGTCGCTGGGCTCCTTCGCCAAGCCCGCCAAGGAGAGCGGGTTcgggcagagctgcctggccgCGCTCTCCACCGCCTGCCAGAACATGATCGCCAGCCTGGGCGCGCCCAACCTGCACGTCACCTTCGCCAAGAAGAGCCCGCCCGAGGGCAAGCGCAAGCTGGGCCCGCCCGAGCCCGACggccccgcgcccggcccggACTTCTTCCCCGCCAAGGCGCCGCCCGGCCCGGGCCCGACCGAGACCAGCCTGTCGCCCGGCTTCGCGCCCGAGGCCGCGCCGGGCGGCGAGAGCAAGGCGGCGGCGGGcggcggccgggggcggggccggcggaaGCGGGACAGCGGGCACGTCAGCCCGGGCGGCTTCTTCGACAAGTTCCCGCCGGCCGAGAGCGGCGGCGCGGCCAGCCCGGGCCCGCCCGGCGCCGGCGGGAGCGCCCCGCACGACAAGCCGCTGACCTCGCCCTCCTGGGCCAAGGGCGGCGAGCTGCTGCTGGCCGAGCAGCCCGACCTCCTGGCCTCGCTGGACAGCGGCATCCAGAGCGCCGGCAAGTCGGACGGCGGCTCCCCGCGCGGGGACTTCCCCGACGAGCCCAGCCCCGCCTACGGCCACGAGGACGAGGTGTCCTCCAGCTCCGACAGCGGCCTGGCCAAGCCCACGCGCAGCCCGCTGCTCGGCGGCTCCCCCAAGCTGCCGCCGCGGGCCGAGCACTCGCTGTTGGGCGGGCCGAAGCCgctgggcctgggcctgctgGGCGCCTCGGCCCCGGCCCCGGACAGCTACGGGCCCCTGGGgggcggcgggggtgggggcggcggCGCCCACCCGGGCACGCCGGGCCTGGAGCAGGGGCGCACCCCCACCAGCACCTCCGCCCAGGACGAGATCCACCCGCTGGAGATCTTGCAGGCGCAGATCCAGCTCCAGCGGCAGCAGTTCAGCATCTCCGAGgaccagcccctgggcctgaagaGCAAAAAGGCCGAGTGCCCCAGCCAGAACGGGGACGCCGACTTGAACAGCTGTTGCTCGGAAACCGGCAAGGGGGCCATGAGCACGATAGACTTGGACTCGCTGATGGCAGAGCATAACTCCACCTGGTACATGCCCAGCGAGAAGGCCTTgatggaggggcaggaggaggacaaACCTCTGGCACCGTGGGAGAAGTCAAAGCCCCAGAATCCCAGCAAAGAAG
- the LOC112544769 gene encoding transcriptional activator MN1 isoform X4: MFGLEQFEPQISSRNAGQGERNFGQAGLSMSSHFKAPAFHSGGPADPAISALGEPPLLGMNMNLAGEAYGFHARGHSDLHAGGMQAQPVHSFFSNQQPHHSHPNTHHPHQHHPHFSGNFGSDPSASCLHGGRLMSYNNNLGSQQAFGDGYEHMAENQGGEGFGQQRSGNMPDFQHHNSGGSNHAVPAPCLPLDQSPNRAASFHGLPASSSSDSHSLEQRRLPTQGGVDSLEYNYPSDGPSGHFDLPVFSPSESDGQLPHYGAGRQAPGGGTFPGTSVLPRAPGMVGMSKVHPQQQHGVFFERFGGARKMSVGMEPGVNARHPLMQQQQQTGLLARQNSCPPAIPRQQQTDANTPNPNLQDNGPIMQNQHAQFEYPIHRLENRNMHPYTDPVFNMQPPPPQQPPNQRLQHFDAPYMSVAKRPRFDFPSNPAVERCTSWNSSLHPAGMDSHLSPSAYPGLSSEFTPPGPESFAAGPPLQHAGPDPQALQQQQRQNAALMIKHMASRTQQQQQQRLRPGLQPLHHGDGLVHAGPVGTLPQAAFERESGARGPGFEPQPPPLAQDSGWFPGPPAPGELLPRRLAGPGLPAEPGPHDMGLPQPGSGLLFRPGVGALGLAADAHGPALHSPGVHGPFGAGLAPLQSPGAPAERRPPADFAAPQAGFAFGASGRPGPAPGASGSPGAFPPAPEFPPAPRAAASKLGALSLGSFAKPAKESGFGQSCLAALSTACQNMIASLGAPNLHVTFAKKSPPEGKRKLGPPEPDGPAPGPDFFPAKAPPGPGPTETSLSPGFAPEAAPGGESKAAAGGGRGRGRRKRDSGHVSPGGFFDKFPPAESGGAASPGPPGAGGSAPHDKPLTSPSWAKGGELLLAEQPDLLASLDSGIQSAGKSDGGSPRGDFPDEPSPAYGHEDEVSSSSDSGLAKPTRSPLLGGSPKLPPRAEHSLLGGPKPLGLGLLGASAPAPDSYGPLGGGGGGGGGAHPGTPGLEQGRTPTSTSAQDEIHPLEILQAQIQLQRQQFSISEDQPLGLKSKKAECPSQNGDADLNSCCSETGKGAMSTIDLDSLMAEHNSTWYMPSEKALMEGQEEDKPLAPWEKSKPQNPSKEGHLCHNQILMCCCH; the protein is encoded by the coding sequence ATGTTTGGGCTGGAGCAGTTTGAGCCGCAGATCAGCAGCAGAAACGCCGGGCAAGGAGAGAGAAACTTTGGCCAGGCCGGTCTGAGCATGAGTTCCCACTTCAAAGCGCCAGCCTTCCACTCCGGCGGCCCCGCGGACCCGGCCATCAGCGCCCTGGGCGAGCCTCCCCTCCTGGGCATGAACATGAACCTGGCTGGGGAAGCATACGGCTTCCATGCCCGGGGACACTCGGATCTGCACGCCGGGGGGATGCAGGCTCAGCCGGTTCACAGCTTTTTCAGCAACCAGCAGCCTCACCACAGTCACCCCAACACCCATCACCCGCACCAGCATCACCCCCACTTCAGCGGCAACTTTGGGTCTGATCCCAGCGCCTCCTGCTTGCATGGAGGCCGGCTGATGAGCTACAACAATAATCTAGGCAGCCAGCAAGCGTTTGGCGACGGATACGAACATATGGCCGAGAACCAAGGAGGTGAAGGTTTTGGACAGCAGAGATCAGGTAACATGCCCGATTTCCAGCACCATAACTCCGGCGGCTCCAACCACGCCGTGCCAGCGCCCTGCCTCCCCCTGGACCAGTCTCCCAACCGGGCTGCCTCCTTCCATGGGCTTCCAGCCTCTAGCTCCTCGGATTCCCATAGcctggagcagaggaggcttccCACCCAGGGAGGCGTCGATTCTTTGGAATACAATTACCCCAGCGATGGCCCTTCAGGACACTTTGATCTGCCAGTGTTTTCTCCTTCCGAGTCAGACGGGCAGCTTCCTCACTATGGGGctggcagacaggctcctgggggcGGCACTTTCCCTGGCACATCTGTTTTGCCCAGAGCACCAGGCATGGTGGGGATgtccaaagttcacccgcagcaGCAACATGGTGTGTTCTTTGAAAGGTTTGGAGGTGCTCGTAAGATGTCTGTGGGCATGGAGCCTGGTGTTAATGCCAGACATCCTTTAATgcaacagcagcaacagacaGGTTTATTGGCCAGACAAAACTCTTGTCCGCCAGCAATTCCTAGGCAACAGCAAACAGACGCCAATACTCCCAACCCCAACTTGCAGGACAATGGGCCAATAATGCAGAACCAGCATGCACAGTTTGAATACCCTATTCACAGACTGGAGAATAGGAATATGCATCCATACACCGACCCCGTGTTTAATATGCAGCCCCCTCCGCCACAACAGCCACCAAATCAAAGACTGCAACACTTCGATGCCCCTTACATGAGCGTGGCCAAGCGGCCTCGGTTCGACTTCCCCAGTAACCCGGCCGTGGAGAGGTGCACGTCTTGGAATAGCAGTCTGCACCCCGCGGGCATGGACAGCCACCTCTCACCTTCCGCTTACCCCGGCCTGTCCAGCGAGTTCACGCCCCCGGGGCCCGAGAGCTTCGCGGCGGGCCCCCCGCTCCAGCACGCGGGGCCCGACCCGcaggccctgcagcagcagcagcggcagaaCGCGGCCCTGATGATCAAGCACATGGCCTCGcgcacccagcagcagcagcagcagagactgaggcccggcctgcagccgctgcacCACGGGGACGGGCTGGTGCACGCGGGCCCCGTCGGGACCCTGCCGCAGGCCGCCTTCGAGCGCGAGAGCGGGGCCCGCGGGCCCGGCTTCGAGCCGCAGCCCCCGCCCTTGGCCCAGGACAGCGGCTGGTTCCCCGGCCCACCCGCGCCGGGGGAGCTGCTGCCGCGCCGCCTGGCCGGGCCGGGCCTGCCCGCCGAGCCCGGCCCGCACGACATGGGCCTGCCGCAGCCCGGCTCGGGCCTGCTCTTCCGGCCGGGCGTGGGCGCGCTGGGGCTGGCGGCGGACGCCCACGGGCCGGCCCTGCACTCCCCGGGCGTGCACGGCCCCTTCGGCGCCGGCTTGGCCCCGCTGCAGTCCCCCGGCGCGCCCGCCGAGCGCCGCCCGCCGGCCGACTTCGCCGCGCCCCAGGCGGGCTTCGCCTTCGGCGCCTCCGGCCGGCCGGGCCCGGCGCCCGGCGCCAGCGGCTCGCCCGGCGCCTTCCCGCCCGCGCCCGAGTTCCCGCCCGCGCCGCGCGCCGCGGCCAGCAAGCTGGGCGCCCTGTCGCTGGGCTCCTTCGCCAAGCCCGCCAAGGAGAGCGGGTTcgggcagagctgcctggccgCGCTCTCCACCGCCTGCCAGAACATGATCGCCAGCCTGGGCGCGCCCAACCTGCACGTCACCTTCGCCAAGAAGAGCCCGCCCGAGGGCAAGCGCAAGCTGGGCCCGCCCGAGCCCGACggccccgcgcccggcccggACTTCTTCCCCGCCAAGGCGCCGCCCGGCCCGGGCCCGACCGAGACCAGCCTGTCGCCCGGCTTCGCGCCCGAGGCCGCGCCGGGCGGCGAGAGCAAGGCGGCGGCGGGcggcggccgggggcggggccggcggaaGCGGGACAGCGGGCACGTCAGCCCGGGCGGCTTCTTCGACAAGTTCCCGCCGGCCGAGAGCGGCGGCGCGGCCAGCCCGGGCCCGCCCGGCGCCGGCGGGAGCGCCCCGCACGACAAGCCGCTGACCTCGCCCTCCTGGGCCAAGGGCGGCGAGCTGCTGCTGGCCGAGCAGCCCGACCTCCTGGCCTCGCTGGACAGCGGCATCCAGAGCGCCGGCAAGTCGGACGGCGGCTCCCCGCGCGGGGACTTCCCCGACGAGCCCAGCCCCGCCTACGGCCACGAGGACGAGGTGTCCTCCAGCTCCGACAGCGGCCTGGCCAAGCCCACGCGCAGCCCGCTGCTCGGCGGCTCCCCCAAGCTGCCGCCGCGGGCCGAGCACTCGCTGTTGGGCGGGCCGAAGCCgctgggcctgggcctgctgGGCGCCTCGGCCCCGGCCCCGGACAGCTACGGGCCCCTGGGgggcggcgggggtgggggcggcggCGCCCACCCGGGCACGCCGGGCCTGGAGCAGGGGCGCACCCCCACCAGCACCTCCGCCCAGGACGAGATCCACCCGCTGGAGATCTTGCAGGCGCAGATCCAGCTCCAGCGGCAGCAGTTCAGCATCTCCGAGgaccagcccctgggcctgaagaGCAAAAAGGCCGAGTGCCCCAGCCAGAACGGGGACGCCGACTTGAACAGCTGTTGCTCGGAAACCGGCAAGGGGGCCATGAGCACGATAGACTTGGACTCGCTGATGGCAGAGCATAACTCCACCTGGTACATGCCCAGCGAGAAGGCCTTgatggaggggcaggaggaggacaaACCTCTGGCACCGTGGGAGAAGTCAAAGCCCCAGAATCCCAGCAAAGAAG
- the LOC112544769 gene encoding transcriptional activator MN1 isoform X1: MFGLEQFEPQISSRNAGQGERNFGQAGLSMSSHFKAPAFHSGGPADPAISALGEPPLLGMNMNLAGEAYGFHARGHSDLHAGGMQAQPVHSFFSNQQPHHSHPNTHHPHQHHPHFSGNFGSDPSASCLHGGRLMSYNNNLGSQQAFGDGYEHMAENQGGEGFGQQRSGNMPDFQHHNSGGSNHAVPAPCLPLDQSPNRAASFHGLPASSSSDSHSLEQRRLPTQGGVDSLEYNYPSDGPSGHFDLPVFSPSESDGQLPHYGAGRQAPGGGTFPGTSVLPRAPGMVGMSKVHPQQQHGVFFERFGGARKMSVGMEPGVNARHPLMQQQQQTGLLARQNSCPPAIPRQQQTDANTPNPNLQDNGPIMQNQHAQFEYPIHRLENRNMHPYTDPVFNMQPPPPQQPPNQRLQHFDAPYMSVAKRPRFDFPSNPAVERCTSWNSSLHPAGMDSHLSPSAYPGLSSEFTPPGPESFAAGPPLQHAGPDPQALQQQQRQNAALMIKHMASRTQQQQQQRLRPGLQPLHHGDGLVHAGPVGTLPQAAFERESGARGPGFEPQPPPLAQDSGWFPGPPAPGELLPRRLAGPGLPAEPGPHDMGLPQPGSGLLFRPGVGALGLAADAHGPALHSPGVHGPFGAGLAPLQSPGAPAERRPPADFAAPQAGFAFGASGRPGPAPGASGSPGAFPPAPEFPPAPRAAASKLGALSLGSFAKPAKESGFGQSCLAALSTACQNMIASLGAPNLHVTFAKKSPPEGKRKLGPPEPDGPAPGPDFFPAKAPPGPGPTETSLSPGFAPEAAPGGESKAAAGGGRGRGRRKRDSGHVSPGGFFDKFPPAESGGAASPGPPGAGGSAPHDKPLTSPSWAKGGELLLAEQPDLLASLDSGIQSAGKSDGGSPRGDFPDEPSPAYGHEDEVSSSSDSGLAKPTRSPLLGGSPKLPPRAEHSLLGGPKPLGLGLLGASAPAPDSYGPLGGGGGGGGGAHPGTPGLEQGRTPTSTSAQDEIHPLEILQAQIQLQRQQFSISEDQPLGLKSKKAECPSQNGDADLNSCCSETGKGAMSTIDLDSLMAEHNSTWYMPSEKALMEGQEEDKPLAPWEKSKPQNPSKEAHDLPQNKTSAAAQTGSHLQCLSVHCTDDMGESKGRTAVPTWRSLHSDISNRFGTFVAALT; this comes from the coding sequence ATGTTTGGGCTGGAGCAGTTTGAGCCGCAGATCAGCAGCAGAAACGCCGGGCAAGGAGAGAGAAACTTTGGCCAGGCCGGTCTGAGCATGAGTTCCCACTTCAAAGCGCCAGCCTTCCACTCCGGCGGCCCCGCGGACCCGGCCATCAGCGCCCTGGGCGAGCCTCCCCTCCTGGGCATGAACATGAACCTGGCTGGGGAAGCATACGGCTTCCATGCCCGGGGACACTCGGATCTGCACGCCGGGGGGATGCAGGCTCAGCCGGTTCACAGCTTTTTCAGCAACCAGCAGCCTCACCACAGTCACCCCAACACCCATCACCCGCACCAGCATCACCCCCACTTCAGCGGCAACTTTGGGTCTGATCCCAGCGCCTCCTGCTTGCATGGAGGCCGGCTGATGAGCTACAACAATAATCTAGGCAGCCAGCAAGCGTTTGGCGACGGATACGAACATATGGCCGAGAACCAAGGAGGTGAAGGTTTTGGACAGCAGAGATCAGGTAACATGCCCGATTTCCAGCACCATAACTCCGGCGGCTCCAACCACGCCGTGCCAGCGCCCTGCCTCCCCCTGGACCAGTCTCCCAACCGGGCTGCCTCCTTCCATGGGCTTCCAGCCTCTAGCTCCTCGGATTCCCATAGcctggagcagaggaggcttccCACCCAGGGAGGCGTCGATTCTTTGGAATACAATTACCCCAGCGATGGCCCTTCAGGACACTTTGATCTGCCAGTGTTTTCTCCTTCCGAGTCAGACGGGCAGCTTCCTCACTATGGGGctggcagacaggctcctgggggcGGCACTTTCCCTGGCACATCTGTTTTGCCCAGAGCACCAGGCATGGTGGGGATgtccaaagttcacccgcagcaGCAACATGGTGTGTTCTTTGAAAGGTTTGGAGGTGCTCGTAAGATGTCTGTGGGCATGGAGCCTGGTGTTAATGCCAGACATCCTTTAATgcaacagcagcaacagacaGGTTTATTGGCCAGACAAAACTCTTGTCCGCCAGCAATTCCTAGGCAACAGCAAACAGACGCCAATACTCCCAACCCCAACTTGCAGGACAATGGGCCAATAATGCAGAACCAGCATGCACAGTTTGAATACCCTATTCACAGACTGGAGAATAGGAATATGCATCCATACACCGACCCCGTGTTTAATATGCAGCCCCCTCCGCCACAACAGCCACCAAATCAAAGACTGCAACACTTCGATGCCCCTTACATGAGCGTGGCCAAGCGGCCTCGGTTCGACTTCCCCAGTAACCCGGCCGTGGAGAGGTGCACGTCTTGGAATAGCAGTCTGCACCCCGCGGGCATGGACAGCCACCTCTCACCTTCCGCTTACCCCGGCCTGTCCAGCGAGTTCACGCCCCCGGGGCCCGAGAGCTTCGCGGCGGGCCCCCCGCTCCAGCACGCGGGGCCCGACCCGcaggccctgcagcagcagcagcggcagaaCGCGGCCCTGATGATCAAGCACATGGCCTCGcgcacccagcagcagcagcagcagagactgaggcccggcctgcagccgctgcacCACGGGGACGGGCTGGTGCACGCGGGCCCCGTCGGGACCCTGCCGCAGGCCGCCTTCGAGCGCGAGAGCGGGGCCCGCGGGCCCGGCTTCGAGCCGCAGCCCCCGCCCTTGGCCCAGGACAGCGGCTGGTTCCCCGGCCCACCCGCGCCGGGGGAGCTGCTGCCGCGCCGCCTGGCCGGGCCGGGCCTGCCCGCCGAGCCCGGCCCGCACGACATGGGCCTGCCGCAGCCCGGCTCGGGCCTGCTCTTCCGGCCGGGCGTGGGCGCGCTGGGGCTGGCGGCGGACGCCCACGGGCCGGCCCTGCACTCCCCGGGCGTGCACGGCCCCTTCGGCGCCGGCTTGGCCCCGCTGCAGTCCCCCGGCGCGCCCGCCGAGCGCCGCCCGCCGGCCGACTTCGCCGCGCCCCAGGCGGGCTTCGCCTTCGGCGCCTCCGGCCGGCCGGGCCCGGCGCCCGGCGCCAGCGGCTCGCCCGGCGCCTTCCCGCCCGCGCCCGAGTTCCCGCCCGCGCCGCGCGCCGCGGCCAGCAAGCTGGGCGCCCTGTCGCTGGGCTCCTTCGCCAAGCCCGCCAAGGAGAGCGGGTTcgggcagagctgcctggccgCGCTCTCCACCGCCTGCCAGAACATGATCGCCAGCCTGGGCGCGCCCAACCTGCACGTCACCTTCGCCAAGAAGAGCCCGCCCGAGGGCAAGCGCAAGCTGGGCCCGCCCGAGCCCGACggccccgcgcccggcccggACTTCTTCCCCGCCAAGGCGCCGCCCGGCCCGGGCCCGACCGAGACCAGCCTGTCGCCCGGCTTCGCGCCCGAGGCCGCGCCGGGCGGCGAGAGCAAGGCGGCGGCGGGcggcggccgggggcggggccggcggaaGCGGGACAGCGGGCACGTCAGCCCGGGCGGCTTCTTCGACAAGTTCCCGCCGGCCGAGAGCGGCGGCGCGGCCAGCCCGGGCCCGCCCGGCGCCGGCGGGAGCGCCCCGCACGACAAGCCGCTGACCTCGCCCTCCTGGGCCAAGGGCGGCGAGCTGCTGCTGGCCGAGCAGCCCGACCTCCTGGCCTCGCTGGACAGCGGCATCCAGAGCGCCGGCAAGTCGGACGGCGGCTCCCCGCGCGGGGACTTCCCCGACGAGCCCAGCCCCGCCTACGGCCACGAGGACGAGGTGTCCTCCAGCTCCGACAGCGGCCTGGCCAAGCCCACGCGCAGCCCGCTGCTCGGCGGCTCCCCCAAGCTGCCGCCGCGGGCCGAGCACTCGCTGTTGGGCGGGCCGAAGCCgctgggcctgggcctgctgGGCGCCTCGGCCCCGGCCCCGGACAGCTACGGGCCCCTGGGgggcggcgggggtgggggcggcggCGCCCACCCGGGCACGCCGGGCCTGGAGCAGGGGCGCACCCCCACCAGCACCTCCGCCCAGGACGAGATCCACCCGCTGGAGATCTTGCAGGCGCAGATCCAGCTCCAGCGGCAGCAGTTCAGCATCTCCGAGgaccagcccctgggcctgaagaGCAAAAAGGCCGAGTGCCCCAGCCAGAACGGGGACGCCGACTTGAACAGCTGTTGCTCGGAAACCGGCAAGGGGGCCATGAGCACGATAGACTTGGACTCGCTGATGGCAGAGCATAACTCCACCTGGTACATGCCCAGCGAGAAGGCCTTgatggaggggcaggaggaggacaaACCTCTGGCACCGTGGGAGAAGTCAAAGCCCCAGAATCCCAGCAAAGAAG